Genomic window (Desulfurobacteriaceae bacterium):
ACACAAGGGATAGAAGCTCAAACCATTGCAAACTTTTTCTTGGCACTTGATGCTGGTCTTGAAATTATCCCTGTTATAAACAAAATAGACCTACCAAGTGCTAATCCTGACTGGGTAAAGGAACAAATTGCTGACGTTTTGGGACTTGATCCAGATGATGCCATTTTAGCATCTGCTAAAGAAGGAATAGGGATTAAGGAGATCTTAGAAGCTATAGTTAAAAAAGTTCCACCACCTTCCGGAGATCCTAACAAACCCTTAAAAGCACTGATTTTTGATTCTTTCTACGATAACTACAAGGGAGTTATACCGTTTGTAAGAGTTTTTGACGGTGTAATAAAGCCAGGAACGAGAATAAAGCTTATGTCCAACGATAAAGAGTTTGAAGTAGTTGAGGTAGGGACTCAGTCCCCTTACATGACAAAGGTCGAAGAACTAAGAGCTGGAGAAGTAGGCTGGATAGCTGCAAACATTAAGAATATTGAAGATACTCAAGTTGGGGATACCATTACCGATGCCGAAAATCCGACCGATGAACCTTGCCCGGGATTTAGACCGGCAAAACCTATGGTATTTGCAGGACTTTATCCTGTGGATTCAGATGATTACGAGCACTTAAAAGAAGCTCTTGAAAAGTTAAAACTTAACGATGCAGCTCTCTTTTTTGAGCCGGAAACTTCGGCAGCTCTTGGGTTTGGATTTAGATGTGGCTTTTTAGGGCTTCTTCACATGGAAGTAATTAAGGAAAGACTAGAAAGAGAATTTGGTTTAAACTTAATCGCTACTGCTCCAAGCGTTATTTATAAGGTTTACCTAAAAGATGGAACTGTCGTTAACGTTCAAAACCCAGCAGAGATGCCACCTCCAGAAAAAATAGACCACATAGAAGAACCTTATATTACAGCTTCAATTATTACTCCTTCTGAATATGTTGGTCCAATTATGCAGCTTTGCCAAGATAGGCGTGGAATTCAAACAGGCTTTACATACTTAGATCAAAACCGGGTAGAACTAAGATACGATATGCCACTATCTGAAATTCTCTTTGACTTCTTTGATAAGCTGAAGTCTGTGTCTCGTGGATACGCTTCTTTTGACTATGAACTTGCAGGTTATAGACCATCTGAGCTTGTAAAACTTGACATTCTTATAAATGGAAAACCCGTTGATGCTCTTTCTGTAATTGTTCATAAAGATAAAGCTTACCAGAGAGGACGCCAGCTTGTTGACAAGTTAAAAGAGATAATACCAAGACAGCTGTTTGAAGTTGCAATTCAGGCTGCAATTGGAAACAAGATCATTGCCCGTTCTACTGTCAAGGCTTTAAGGAAGGACGTTCTTGCAAAGTGTTATGGTGGAGATGTTACAAGAAAGAAAAAACTTTTAGAAAAGCAGAAAGAAGGTAAAAAGCGTATGAAAATGCTTGGGAAAGTAGAGGTTCCACAAGAAGCGTTTTTAGCTGTTTTAAAGGTTGAATAATACTTAAAGGGGGGATTTCCCCCCTATTTTTATTTTACAGGTATTTCGTAAGCAATATAGAGTCCAAAAATGAAGAGGACTAAAAACGATAGGGTAACGATAATTTCAGGTAACATTATTTCTATTCCCAATTCCGATATTATCACTTACATGATGGCATCTCTATCAATCCTACGTTTCCATCTTTTCTTTTATAAACAACAGCTGCATTACCGGTTTCTGCATTACAGAATACAAAAAATTCCATGTTTGATCCAAGAAGTTTAATTACGGCATCTTCAACAGTGATAGGTTTGTAAAGTTCAGGTTCAACTTCAATGATTTCAATTGGCTTTTCAACTACTTCCTCTTCAACTAAGGTAATATTTCTCTTATTTTTCTTTCCCTCTCTTTTAGCTTCCGTTTGAATTTTGTCCTTTAACCTTCTTAACTGCTTTTCTGCTGCATCAACTACGTAATCTACAGCAGTGTAGAGGTCATCGGTTTCTTTCTTTATTCTAAGGGTGTGGTCGTAAACGTTGTAGATTATTATTTCTACAGATGCACGATACTTTTCTTTTCTTACAATAATGTCAGCAAAAATTTCTCTTTCCTCGTTATCTCCTAAGTATTTTCCCAGTTTCTTGAACTTTTCCTCCAATGTATTTTTGATAGCTCCTGTGAGGTCAATACCATCACCGATAAGATTAAGTCTGAGGGTTGCCATCCCTTCCTCCTTTTTTTGGTATCTCTTATTTTTAAATTAAAACTAAAAAGGAGATGTGTCTATGGAAGGAAAAAAAGTTTTTTTACTTTTCTCTGGAGGACTTGATAGTATCATTGCAGCAAAACTTCTAAGAAACCTAGGATACGATGTTGTAGGGGTTCACATAACTTCTCCTCTTTTCCAAAAAGATATTGAAAAGTTGGAAAGTCTTGCCAAGAAGCTTGGGATAGAACTTTTGATTCTAAAAGCTGGAAATGATTATCTTGAGATGTTAAAAAATCCAGTTTACGGTTACGGTAAGAACGTTAATCCTTGTATAGACTGTAAAGCTTATATGCTCCGAAAGCTAAAAGAGATAGCAGGAAATAACATTATTGCGACTGGGGAAGTTCTTGGACAAAGACCTATGTCTCAACACATGGACGCTTTTAGGAAAATAGAGAAACTTTCTGGTCTTAAAAAGAAAATCTTACGGCCACTTTCAGCAAGGCTTTTACCTCCAACCGTTTATGAAGAAGAAGGATTGGTTGATAAGGAAAAACTTTTGGATTTAAAGGGACGTTCAAGGAAGAGGTATCCTGAAATTCTAAAAAGTTTGGGGATAAATATCGATGACCTTCCCACACCTGCTGGTGGTTGTCTTTTGACGGAACCATCTTTTGCTAAAAAGATAAAAGATTTAATGGAACACGATGAACTAACTTGGGAGAATATTGAGCTTTTAAAAGTTGGTAGACACTTTC
Coding sequences:
- the lepA gene encoding translation elongation factor 4, with product MNQEFIRNFCIIAHIDHGKSTLADRLLEYTGTVSKRELKEQMLDTLELERERGITIKLNAVRMNYKADDGKTYTMHLIDTPGHVDFTYEVSRSLSACEGALLVIDATQGIEAQTIANFFLALDAGLEIIPVINKIDLPSANPDWVKEQIADVLGLDPDDAILASAKEGIGIKEILEAIVKKVPPPSGDPNKPLKALIFDSFYDNYKGVIPFVRVFDGVIKPGTRIKLMSNDKEFEVVEVGTQSPYMTKVEELRAGEVGWIAANIKNIEDTQVGDTITDAENPTDEPCPGFRPAKPMVFAGLYPVDSDDYEHLKEALEKLKLNDAALFFEPETSAALGFGFRCGFLGLLHMEVIKERLEREFGLNLIATAPSVIYKVYLKDGTVVNVQNPAEMPPPEKIDHIEEPYITASIITPSEYVGPIMQLCQDRRGIQTGFTYLDQNRVELRYDMPLSEILFDFFDKLKSVSRGYASFDYELAGYRPSELVKLDILINGKPVDALSVIVHKDKAYQRGRQLVDKLKEIIPRQLFEVAIQAAIGNKIIARSTVKALRKDVLAKCYGGDVTRKKKLLEKQKEGKKRMKMLGKVEVPQEAFLAVLKVE
- the raiA gene encoding ribosome-associated translation inhibitor RaiA, yielding MATLRLNLIGDGIDLTGAIKNTLEEKFKKLGKYLGDNEEREIFADIIVRKEKYRASVEIIIYNVYDHTLRIKKETDDLYTAVDYVVDAAEKQLRRLKDKIQTEAKREGKKNKRNITLVEEEVVEKPIEIIEVEPELYKPITVEDAVIKLLGSNMEFFVFCNAETGNAAVVYKRKDGNVGLIEMPSCK
- a CDS encoding DUF814 domain-containing protein is translated as MEGKKVFLLFSGGLDSIIAAKLLRNLGYDVVGVHITSPLFQKDIEKLESLAKKLGIELLILKAGNDYLEMLKNPVYGYGKNVNPCIDCKAYMLRKLKEIAGNNIIATGEVLGQRPMSQHMDAFRKIEKLSGLKKKILRPLSARLLPPTVYEEEGLVDKEKLLDLKGRSRKRYPEILKSLGINIDDLPTPAGGCLLTEPSFAKKIKDLMEHDELTWENIELLKVGRHFRIGNCKLIVGRNKVENKVLRENKKEIDYILTTPGVPGPTGLLRCQEEPTEEILEKACGIVARYSDAKSEPLVKVSVEKNGKLIKVWEVKPIFELDEYAIR